The Cyclobacteriaceae bacterium genome includes a region encoding these proteins:
- a CDS encoding metallophosphoesterase family protein: protein MKIALFSDIHANLPALEACMADMESRKPDAVYCLGDLVGYNIWPNEVINEIRKRKIPTIAGNYDFGVGRHSDDCGCAYKTDDEKAMGVVSISYTNENVKDDERNYLRSLPGHLRVEFINNKDFHSTPTEDETKNVLLVHGSPRRINEYLFEDRQEKSLLRIMEEAKGHIMCFGHTHKPYHRVLKDEKGNYWHAINIGSVGKPKDGDPRGCYVILTIDEKYSHVSKEGLSVEFVRFNYDIEKAAKAVEDSPLPNPYAEMLRKGF, encoded by the coding sequence ATGAAAATTGCCTTGTTCTCTGACATTCATGCAAACCTGCCGGCACTGGAAGCTTGTATGGCCGATATGGAATCGCGTAAGCCGGACGCGGTGTATTGCCTTGGAGATCTCGTCGGATATAATATCTGGCCCAATGAGGTAATCAATGAGATCCGAAAAAGAAAAATACCAACTATTGCCGGGAATTATGATTTCGGAGTGGGCAGACACAGTGATGATTGTGGATGTGCCTATAAGACAGATGATGAAAAAGCAATGGGAGTCGTCTCCATTTCCTATACAAATGAAAACGTAAAGGATGATGAACGAAATTACCTCAGGTCACTTCCCGGCCATCTTCGGGTAGAATTTATCAATAACAAAGACTTTCACAGCACACCGACTGAAGATGAAACTAAAAATGTTCTGCTGGTTCATGGTAGTCCGCGTCGTATCAACGAATATCTTTTCGAAGACCGACAGGAAAAGAGCCTGCTTCGCATTATGGAGGAAGCTAAAGGCCACATCATGTGTTTTGGACATACCCACAAACCTTATCACCGCGTACTTAAGGATGAAAAGGGAAATTACTGGCATGCTATCAACATAGGGTCGGTGGGTAAACCAAAAGATGGAGATCCACGAGGATGTTATGTGATTCTTACGATTGACGAGAAGTATTCCCATGTTTCTAAGGAAGGACTTTCAGTCGAGTTTGTTCGCTTCAACTATGATATTGAGAAGGCTGCTAAGGCAGTAGAAGATAGTCCTCTTCCAAACCCTTACGCAGAAATGTTGAGGAAAGGTTTTTAA
- a CDS encoding protein-tyrosine-phosphatase encodes MKPFALLLILLCTMSFTSEKKVTLYKPIVNNIETFTKEFDQIPEDRKKALKKLALFVESKVKAGEKTELIFICTHNSRRSHMAQVWAQVAAAYYNVPNVTAYSGGTEATAFNPRAVKALEEAGFKIVKTTEGTNPVYEVRFSDEGSPIKAFSKKYDGEGNPKNGFGAIMTCAQADKNCPVVMGATVRIATPYDDPKEFDGTPQEAAKYKERVHQIGLEIFYAFSLIKA; translated from the coding sequence ATGAAACCTTTTGCTTTACTACTAATCCTGCTGTGTACAATGTCATTTACAAGCGAAAAGAAAGTTACACTTTATAAGCCCATTGTGAATAACATCGAAACGTTCACAAAAGAGTTTGACCAGATTCCGGAAGACCGCAAGAAAGCATTGAAGAAGCTCGCGCTTTTTGTGGAAAGCAAAGTGAAGGCTGGAGAAAAAACTGAATTGATTTTTATCTGTACTCACAACTCCCGTAGGAGCCATATGGCACAGGTGTGGGCACAGGTTGCCGCTGCTTATTATAATGTACCTAATGTGACTGCCTACTCAGGAGGAACAGAAGCAACGGCCTTTAATCCTCGTGCTGTCAAGGCCCTCGAAGAAGCTGGATTTAAGATCGTGAAGACTACCGAAGGCACAAATCCTGTCTATGAGGTTCGCTTCTCCGATGAAGGGTCTCCTATCAAAGCGTTTTCTAAAAAATATGATGGAGAGGGAAATCCAAAAAATGGTTTTGGCGCTATCATGACCTGCGCGCAGGCAGATAAAAACTGCCCCGTTGTGATGGGTGCAACAGTTCGTATAGCAACGCCTTATGATGATCCAAAAGAATTTGATGGAACACCTCAGGAAGCTGCAAAGTATAAAGAGCGCGTGCACCAGATTGGACTGGAAATTTTCTATGCGTTTTCTCTGATTAAAGCATAG
- a CDS encoding DUF255 domain-containing protein, giving the protein MTSKRILSFGLVLLLVSLPGWVFAQAGLTEMNSWIESKLASDNTSLGSYFFLFLGGFLASLLPCVYPLYPITANVIKARGAGSSRFLHPLFYFLGLAAMYLVFGIVASFSGGAFNQIMRLPVTNLLIGVVIILMGISAAGLIHIPLFGGQTETKNKGVTGTFLLGMGAGLLASSCVGPVVVSILIGLASSMGDTFSISLSLAAAFKMLSFGLGLGIPFLLIGVFGVSLPKSGKWMTYVQYVLGILIIYFGWTYVEKALLILNFAAEAIQLIGIGSLIVLISTFFFQPSERIVETRVVKSLLILSSIVGALILVRGIIPAWSGNTSVSLSTSPAENEKSIEIDGSLTWYLNKDAAYAEAKRTGKNVFIDFYANWCTNCKAFKKLTQEDEELIASLKNAVLLKVYDTTPDFKTYSSDSRFPELKVGLPFFVITSTEGELIYKTNDYLKTQEMGMFLE; this is encoded by the coding sequence ATGACATCAAAAAGAATTTTATCGTTTGGTCTTGTCCTGCTTTTGGTAAGCTTACCGGGCTGGGTTTTTGCTCAGGCTGGACTCACGGAAATGAATTCATGGATTGAGAGTAAGCTTGCCTCCGATAACACCTCACTTGGATCTTACTTCTTTCTGTTTCTGGGAGGATTTCTGGCAAGCCTTCTTCCCTGCGTTTATCCCTTGTACCCGATCACGGCAAACGTTATCAAGGCTCGGGGGGCGGGCTCTTCGCGGTTTCTGCACCCTTTGTTTTATTTCCTCGGACTCGCGGCAATGTATCTTGTGTTTGGAATCGTTGCCTCGTTCAGCGGTGGAGCGTTCAATCAAATCATGCGACTCCCGGTTACTAACTTATTAATAGGTGTTGTCATTATCCTTATGGGAATCTCAGCGGCGGGCCTAATTCATATCCCGTTGTTTGGCGGTCAGACAGAAACAAAAAATAAAGGAGTCACTGGAACATTTTTGTTGGGGATGGGTGCAGGTCTCCTTGCTTCATCGTGTGTTGGACCTGTCGTAGTCAGTATTCTCATTGGACTGGCAAGCAGTATGGGCGACACTTTTTCTATTTCACTCTCATTGGCGGCAGCATTCAAAATGCTTTCGTTTGGCCTTGGATTAGGAATTCCTTTTTTACTGATAGGCGTGTTCGGAGTGAGTCTTCCAAAATCCGGCAAATGGATGACCTATGTTCAATATGTATTGGGCATTCTAATCATCTACTTCGGATGGACGTATGTTGAAAAAGCTTTACTGATTTTAAATTTTGCAGCAGAGGCAATTCAACTTATTGGCATCGGTTCGCTCATTGTTCTGATCTCTACTTTCTTCTTTCAACCTTCCGAGCGAATAGTTGAAACTAGGGTCGTAAAATCTCTTTTGATACTCTCTTCAATTGTCGGGGCATTAATACTTGTAAGAGGTATTATCCCTGCCTGGTCTGGAAATACTTCTGTTTCATTATCCACTTCTCCAGCAGAAAATGAGAAATCTATTGAAATCGATGGATCATTAACATGGTATCTGAATAAGGACGCAGCGTATGCGGAAGCAAAGCGAACCGGAAAAAATGTGTTTATCGATTTTTATGCTAACTGGTGCACCAACTGCAAGGCATTTAAAAAGCTAACGCAGGAGGACGAAGAGCTGATTGCATCCCTCAAGAACGCAGTCCTGTTAAAAGTATATGATACGACACCGGATTTTAAAACGTACAGCAGCGATTCGCGCTTTCCGGAGCTAAAGGTCGGCTTGCCATTCTTTGTCATAACAAGCACCGAGGGAGAACTGATCTATAAGACAAATGATTATCTGAAGACCCAGGAGATGGGGATGTTTCTTGAATAA
- a CDS encoding arsenite methyltransferase, with protein sequence METAETSNELKQIVKDKYSQIAEQSKESNESSCCGATGCATVDYTVMSDDYSNVKGYEATADLGLGCGLPTEFAKISEGNTVVDLGSGAGNDAFIARSIVGEKGKVIGIDFTDKMVEKAKLNTKKLGFKNVEFLKGDIEAMPLEDNIADVVVSNCVLNLVPDKKKAFEETFRILKNGGHFSVSDIVLIGNLPVGLQKSAEMYAGCVSGAIQVDDYLEIIKQTGFINLKIQKMKRIKLPEEILSEYLTKEEIVKFLSGTDGIFSATTYAEKP encoded by the coding sequence ATGGAAACCGCCGAAACATCGAATGAACTAAAGCAAATTGTTAAGGACAAGTACAGCCAGATTGCTGAACAAAGTAAGGAGTCAAACGAGTCAAGCTGTTGCGGAGCAACGGGATGCGCGACGGTAGACTATACCGTAATGTCAGATGACTATTCGAACGTAAAAGGATATGAAGCTACCGCTGACCTCGGACTTGGTTGCGGTTTACCAACAGAGTTTGCAAAGATCAGCGAAGGAAATACAGTGGTAGATCTTGGTTCGGGAGCTGGTAATGATGCATTCATCGCACGTTCGATTGTTGGAGAAAAAGGGAAAGTGATCGGAATTGACTTCACCGATAAAATGGTTGAGAAGGCAAAGCTCAATACGAAAAAGCTTGGATTCAAGAACGTAGAATTCCTGAAAGGTGACATCGAAGCTATGCCACTGGAAGACAATATCGCTGATGTCGTTGTGAGTAACTGTGTCTTGAATCTTGTGCCAGATAAGAAAAAGGCGTTTGAAGAAACTTTTAGAATTCTTAAAAATGGCGGGCACTTTAGCGTATCGGATATTGTCCTGATCGGAAACCTTCCGGTGGGACTACAAAAAAGTGCCGAGATGTATGCCGGATGTGTTTCGGGAGCTATTCAGGTGGACGATTATCTGGAGATCATTAAACAAACAGGATTCATCAATCTTAAGATACAGAAAATGAAACGCATAAAACTTCCAGAGGAGATACTGAGTGAGTATCTGACAAAAGAAGAGATAGTGAAGTTCTTAAGTGGCACAGACGGAATTTTTAGCGCTACCACCTACGCTGAGAAACCCTAA